Genomic segment of Ewingella sp. CoE-038-23:
CACCGGGGTCTTCCCCGCCGTGCCCGGGATCGAGCATGATGATCAACGGTCGCTCGCGCCCCGCTTTGCCATCTTTGGCCGTCTCCGGCGGCAGGGTTCGCGCCACATCGCCCCTGTTGTAATCTTCCAGCAATGCCAATAGCGGATCATCCTCCGCGCTCACTGCCCCCTCTTGCGGGTAGAGATCCACCACCAAGCGGTTGTGAATTCCGGCAACCGGCTTGAGGGTGAAAACGTGCGGGTTAATCTGCTTTTTCAGCTCCATCACCAGCCTGATCGTCGTTTTATCAAACTGGCCTACTCTGGCCTGTTTGATAAAAGGATCATTTTGCTGGATCTGCTTACCTACGCCCTTAAGCACGCTATTGAGGTGGACACCTTCAATATCGATAACCAGCCGATGAGGATTGGTGAGAGTGAAATGCTTATATTTCAGCGGGGTACTGGACTCTAGCGTCAGGCGAGTATAGGAAGAAGCGGGCCAGACGCGCACGGCAACCACTTGTGAACTGGCGGCAAAACCCACCCGGCTGACGCTGAGCATCCACGAAGCAGCTACGCTTTGTAACAGGCGTCTTCGGCCAAAATTGTGATTATCGTCAGTCATGCAGTCTCAAAGGTAAGGGCTCAAAATGAGCAAAAAACAAAACAGCCAAAAAGGCTCAATAGGAAAATTCTAACGAATCGACTCTGCCCTGTCATTCATAAACGGGATTGGCTAAATTTTAAGCTTGTTGATGCTTTGTGAACAAAAAGAGAGATTTCTTACTTGCCACATCGGCATAAAAGAATAAAAATACAGAAATTACGAATAAAAATTCAAATGAGGTTTTGCCGTGAAGGAACGTAGTACTGAATTGGTTCAGGGTTTTCGCCACTCGGTTCCCTACATTAATGCACACCGTGGCAAAACGTTCGTTGTCATGCTGGGCGGCGAAGCCATTGAGCATGAGAACTTTACCAACATCGTCAATGATATCGGGCTGTTACACAGTCTGGGCATTCGTTTGGTGGTGGTTTACGGCGCTCGCCCGCAGATTGATGAAAATCTGGCGGAGCATAATTATGAACCTATCTACCATAAGAATACCCGCGTCACCGACGCCCGTACCCTCGAATTAGTCAAGCAAGCGGCGGGTTTATTGCAGCTCGACATCACCGCCCGCCTCTCCATGAGCCTGAATAATACGCCACTTCAGGGCGCGCATATTAATGTGGTCAGCGGTAACTTCATCATCGCCCAGCCTTTGGGGGTCGACGACGGTATCGACTACTGCCATACCGGCCGTATTCGCCGTATTGATGAAGAAGCGATCCACCGCCAACTCGACAGCAACGCCATTGTGCTGCTTGGGCCGGTTGCCGTTTCCGTTACGGGTGAAAGCTTCAACCTGACCTCCGAAGAGGTGGCGACCCAGCTTGCAATCAAATTGAAAGCAGAAAAAATGATTGGCTTCTGCTCGTCTCAGGGCGTGATCGACGAAGACGATAATATTATTTCGGAACTGTTCCCGAACGATGCGCAGGCTCGAATCGACACCATGGAAGCCAGTGGCGATTATCAGTCCGGCACCGTGCGCTTCCTGCGTGGGGCAGTCAAAGCCTGCCGCAGCGGCGTGCGCCGTAGCCATCTGATCAGCTATCAGGAAGACGGCGCCCTGGTTCAGGAGCTGTTCTCCCGCGACGGTATCGGTACGCAAATCGTGATGGAAAGTGCCGAACAGGTGCGCCGTGCGACAATTAACGATATCGGCGGCATTCTTGAGCTGATTCGCCCGCTGGAGCAGCAGGGTATTTTGGTGCGCCGCTCCCGCGAGCAGCTAGAGATGGAAATCGATAAATTCACTATTATTGAACGCGATAACCTGACCATCGCCTGCGCCGCGCTCTATCCGTTCCCAGAAGAGCGTATTGGCGAAATGGCCTGCGTGGCGGTGCATCCCGACTATCGCAGCTCGTCACGCGGCGAAATGCTGCTGAAACGCGTCGCCAGCCAGGCGAAGCAAATGGGGCTGGATCGCCTGTTTGTGTTAACCACTCGCAGCATCCACTGGTTCCAGGAGCGCGGTTTCCAGCCGGCTGAAGTAGACGTCCTGCCAATCCAGAAACAGGAAATGTACAACTATCAGCGCCGCTCCAAAATTCTGCTGACCGAGCTTTAAAGCAGGGCTTACACTAGGTTAGTGATAAAAAATAACGGGGCTTCTCACGCGTAGAGAAGCCCCGTTTTGTTTTTACTACTCAGGATTGAGAGAGGACGACTCGCCCTGTTCGCTCAGCCGTTCCGCCAGCCCGCTGCGGCGGCGAGTTCGCGTGCGGGTCGCGATGTTGAACACCTTCTCACTGGCATAAAGCGACAACTGCTTTTTAGCTCGGGTAATGGCGGTATAGACTAACTCACGGGTTAGCACCGGCAGGAAATGGTTAGGCAGCACCAGCAGCGTGTGGTCAAACTCAGAGCCTTGAGACTTATGCACCGTCATGGCGTAAGCCGTTTCATGGGCTGGCAAGCGGCTCGGCTGCACGGATTTCACTTCACCGCCCGGAAGCTGGAAGTAGACCCTCAGCTCGCCACTTTCGCTTTGCAAGGCGATACCGATATCACCGTTGAATAACCCCAGCGCACTGTCATTTCGGCTGATCATCACCGGCCTGCCGGCATACCATTTCCCCGCCAGCACGGCAGGTCGGCGGATCAGCCCTTTGCGATTTAGCAGTTGTTCGATGCGCTCATTCAGCCCTTTTACGCCAAACGGTCCTTCGCGCAGCGCGCATAGCACTTGAAAACGGCCAAAGTCCTGCAAAATGCTATCCGGCGATGCGCTGTGTCTGACGCCTTGGAGATAAGGAAGATAGCCCGCCAAGCAGGCATCGAGCAGCGGCTGGAAATCCTCAGTTTCATTGAGCGGATATCCCGTCACGTCCGGCAAGCCTTGCGCCAGCACGGCAGACGCGGCGGCGCTCTCCCCTGCATTGACGGCTTTCGCCAACTGACCAATACCCGACGCCGAATCAAACCGATAGCTGCGGCGCAGCAGGCACAAGCTATCGCGCACGCTGGCGGCGTTAGCCACTTCGGTTGGCGCTACAGGGCAGCCGGTCAAATAACTCAGTTGGGTGGCGCGTTCTGCGCTATACCCCTGCTCTGCAAAGCGGCAGATATCTCCCAACACCGCCCCTGCTTCTACCGAAGCCAACTGGTCACGGTCGCCAAGGAAAATCACTCGCGCCTGCGCGGGCAGTGCTTCAATCAGCCGCGCCATCATCGGCAGGTCAACCATTGAGGCTTCATCCACCACCAGCACGTCAAGGTGCAGCGGATTCCCACGGTGGTAACGCATGCGCTGGCTGCCGGGCTGTGCGCCCAGCAATCGGTGTAATGTCGAGGCTTCAGCCGGGAAAGCGGCGCGCTCGGCTTCGCTAAGAGGTAAACGCAGACTGGCCTGCCCCAGAGAGTCGGTCAAACGCGCTGCCGCCTTGCCGGTGGGCGCGGCGAGTTGAATGCGCAGTTTCTGCTGCGGATAGAGCTGAACCAGCGCGGCCAATAGCTTGGCAACCGTGGTGGTTTTGCCAGTTCCAGGCCCGCCGGAAATGATTGAAATCCGCCGGGTAGCCGCCACCGCCGCCGCAACTTTCTGCCAATCAATCTCGGCTGAGTCTGAGTGACCAAACAGGTCATCCAGAATCGTTTTAAGCCGCGTTTCATCCACGGTCAGTGGTGAAATGAGCGAGGCATCCAGACGTTTTTCAGCACTGAAGAAATCGGCGACCTCGCCCTCGCTCTGCCACATTCGCTGGAGATAAAGACGGTTTTCCTGCAAGACCATCGGCGTTGGCTGGCTGCCGTCGCTGACAGCTGCGTGGCGGTTTAATAGTGTCAGCCACTGCTCGGTATCCGGCTCACCGGCTGTTTTCCACAGCTCGATAGCTAGCTGCGGATAACGACTGTCAAACAGGGAATCTGGGCTGAGCTGGTCCAAATGCAGGCACACGTGGCCACTCCCCGCCTCGCTGCTCAGGCAGGCGGCCGCCAGCATTAACGCGGCATATTCAGTCTCTGCCTGCGTCCCGCCAGCTATCATGCGGGCAAACTGCACGTCCAGTGACCTGAGCGCGCCTTGCAGCAAGGCTTGCTCAAACAGAGCATCTACTGCTGAACCATTTTTCACTGTCACCGAGGTGTTCATAGCTGCCCCTCCAGCATTCTGGCCTGTTCCAGCATGGCTTCATCAGGGACAAACTCACCTCTAAATAGTTGGTCGAGGCATTCGACGAACTCCTGCGACGGGCGACGGCGGAAAACGCCATTACCCGGATGCTCCGGATCCACGCCGCGCAGGAACAGATAAATCACACCACCAAAATGGCGCTCATAGTCATAATCGGCCAGCCGATGGCCTAAATAGCGATGGAGCGCCAGCGTATAGAGCTGGTATTGCAGGTCATAGCGGTGCTCAGCCATCGCACTTTCCATCGCTTCTTCGGTATAAGCACTACTGTCATCACCCAGCCAGTTGGACTTGTAATCGAGCAAGTAAAAACGCCCTTCCCAGAAGAATACTAAGTCGATAAAGCCTTTGAGCATGCCCTGCACCTGCTGGAAGTTAAGCGACGGGCAGCGGGCGGATAAACTGTCGAAATGTTTCACCACGGCGTTGAGTTGCGAAGCCTGAAGCAAGCTGTCGATAGGCAAGTAGAACTGCAATTCAGACTGCAATTTACCTTGGTCAATCGCGCTGAGTTTCATCTGCGGCTCACCGAGCGGCGTGTTTAAAATGGCTTCAATCCAGGCTTTAAGCACGGGTAGCCACTCAGCATCTAGGCCCTGAGCTGTTAGCTTTTCCGTCAGCCACTGGTCATCAACTTCTGCGTCAAAGGCGATTTCTTCGAAAATGCTGTGCAGGAAGGTCCCGGGCGAAGCACCGCGCGGAAACGTGTGGGCGTTCATTTGTGGCTCAACGACCTCTTGCTGCTCACCCGCAGCTTCAACATCTAGCTTCGGCAGCAGGTCTTGCGCCAACGCCGTGCCGTGCTGCTGTAGGCCGGAGTAACTGGTGATGCGCCAGCTGTCTTGAATTTGGCGTTTCATTTGGCGTGCGGAAAGTGTTTTTAGCTCATCGCTTGGCGCGGCCCACGGCGTTTGCTCTGGCGATTCAATAGCGGAGAACACCACATCCTCATTGCTAATGCTACTGAGGCAGGCGACTAACCCTGCGGCGTCGGCAGCCTGAGCTTTCTGCACCAAATAGCCCATCGCCCCGAGGTGTAAATCGGTATCGCCCTGCTTTTTGCGGTTGCCTTGCATCAAAGGCGCAATGCCCACGCTACAGTGGTAAACCGAACGCGTCAGCGCCACATAGAGCAGACGGAGATCCTCCGCCAGACGCTCCTCTTCGGCCAACTCTTTACTTTGCTCATCACTGTTGAGGTCTAGCATGGCCGAAAAGGTGCTGCGGTCGTGGTACAAGCCTTGCTGCTGCTGGCGGAAATTACTGATAAACGGCAGCCAGACCAGCGGATACTCCAGACCTTTGGACTTATGAATGGTCACCACCTGCACCAAGTGTTTATCGCTCTCCAGCCTTAATTGTTGGCTCTGCGATTGGCGATCCGGGGAGGCGATTTGCTGCGCCAACCAGCGCACCAGTGCGTGCTCACTATCAAGCTGGGCGGCGGCTTCCTGCAACAACTCGCCAAGATGCAGTAAATCGGTCAGTCTTCTCTCGCCCCCGGTTGCCGCCAGCAGGTTCTCGGCCAAATGACGATGAGCAATCAATGACTTAAGCATGGGCAGCACGCCGCGCCGCGCCCAGCGCTGGCGGTAGCCGTCAAACTCGTCGACTAAGGCATCCCAGGCCCGCTCATCTTTGCTCAAGTTATCCAGCGTCAGGGCATCAAGGCCGATGATGCCGGTGGCCATGGCACTGCGCAGGGTGCGCTCGTGTTCAGGAGTCAGCACCGCCTGCAACAGCCACAAAATGTCCTTGGCTTCAGCCGTTTCGAAAACGCTGTCGCGGTTGGAGAGATACACAGAAGGAATGTCGAGCGCGCTGAGGGCATCGCGGATCAGCGCCGCCTCTGCCCGACTGCGTACCAAAACGGTAATATCGGACGCCTGAACCAGACTACGTTCACCCTTGGCATTCACCAGCCACGCCTGTTGATTTTGCCCGGCAGTCAGCCAGTCGCGAATCTGCGCCGCGCACTGGCGCGCCATCAGCTGTTGGTAATCACTTACTCCAACTCCTTCCCCCTGCTGCAACCAGAAATGCAAAGCAGGTTGGCTCTGCCCATTTAGTTCAAAGTCGAGCGGGGTATTTTTCCCCGCCGGAGAGACCTGAATAAAAGGAATTTGGGAGAATACGAACGGGTTATTCAGCTGGGAAAACAGGTGGTTAACGCCTTTAACCATGCTTACTGATGAGCGCCAGTTGGTGTCCATAGTGTAGTGAGCACTAACTTCAGAACGAGCGCGCATATAGGTAAAGATATCAGCGCCGCGAAATGCATAAATCGCCTGCTTTGGGTCACCGATAAGCAGCAACCCGCACTGGGGCTGGTTGATATAAAGGCGCTGGAAGATGCGGTACTGCTGGGGGTCCGTATCCTGGAATTCGTCGATCATCGCCAACGGATAACGGCTGCGAATAGCCTGTGCTAACAGCTCTACGCCAGGCTGGTGCAGCGCGGCGTCAAGGCGGCTCAAGAGATCGTCAAAGCCTAGCTCGGCGCGCTGGCGCTTCTCTTTCTGAATGGTGAAACGAATTTCGCTTAATGCTCGCGCAATAATCAAATCGCGCAGCGTCAGAGGCTCGGTGAAGATGGCGTCTATGCTGTCGAAAACGCCGTGCTGCGGAGCATTGCCTTTCTTGGTTTTTTCCAACAGCACCGACTGTCTAAAGCGCTCAAGTTCCTTCGGCAACTGGTAGTCTTCAGTGGCTTGCGCCGCCCATAACCCGACGTTTTCGAGCCACACCGGCAGATATCGTGAGCTATAACTGCGTTTATCGACCCCGGAGTCATTAATGATAGCGGCGATATCAGCCGATGCCGCCAGCCATTGCTGCTTGATGCTGTTAATGCGTTCGAGTATCTGCTGGTGACGCGTCTCAATAGTTTCGTCCTCAGCCGGCGGCTGGCGGAGCTGGGGCATTTCACCATGCAAATAAGGCGATAAGTCACTGAGTAAGGCTTCCGGCCCGCTCCACTCCTGCGAAATCACGCGCGCGATGTCCAGTGGCAGCGGATAGCAATGGCGACGCCAGAAGTCGGCGCAGGCCTGACGGCGCAAAGGTAACTCGTCTTGAACTAAGGTCTGTTCAAACAGAATGCCTGACTCGAATGCGTTGTGAGTGAGCATTCGCTGGCAAAATCCGTGGATGGTGTAAATCGCGGCTTCATCCATCTGCCGTTCTGCCGCCAGCAAAATATGGGCTGCCGAAGCTAAATCCTCGATTTGCGCCATCAGCGACATCATCATCGGGTTGTCGCTCTGGCCCCGCACGCAGGCAATTCTTAGCTCATGAATGTTGCTGCGGATACGGCCACGTAGCTCCTCAGTAGCCGCCTCGGTAAAGGTCACCACCAGAATTTCTTCCACCGTCAAACTGCGGGGAAAAGCGGCCTCCTTGCCCAGCCCGAGCAATAGCCGCAGATAAAGCACGGCCAGCGTGAAGGTCTTGCCCGTGCCCGCAGAGGCCTCAATCAACCGTGCTCCGGTGAGGGGCAGCGTCAGCGGTTCAAGCTTCTGCGGGATAATCTCTGTCATTGACTGTTTACCTGGTGAGGAAATGTTTTCTGGATTGAAGACGTGTTCGGGTAGGTTTTAAACCCGGCCGGTTTGGCATAATCAGCCGTTTTCGCGTCATTGCCTGACACTTGCGAAAGCATCGCTAGGCCGTTCATTTTGATCACCGCTTTATGGAAATAATCCGCCAACTCCTGTTGGGTCAGGCTCTTAATAACCGCCAGCACCTTGTCGCGCGTATTAAAGTCGCTTTCTCCACGGCTGAAATCATTGCCTAAGCGATCGGCCTCTTCATCAAGCGTTTGCGGACGCTGCTGCATCTCATTAATCAGCGCCTGTTTGTACTGCGCAAATTCGTCAGGCTTCATGGCACGCAGCCGTTTTTCCGCCTGAGGATAAAATGCCAAATAGCGCTGATAAAGGTACTGTGGCTGCTTGCTGTTGCTTTGCAGCAGGAAGCCAATCCCCCACTGCTTGCCGACAGGGATTGGGAAGGCAAACACGGCATACCCCAGCTGCTCCTGAGTGCGTAATTGGCTGTAGAACCAAGGCTGGATAATCTGGCCGAGCAGCGAGCTGTAGGCCATGCTCTGCACTTCATCATAGCCAGTCGGAATATAGACCGCCGCCAGCGCGCAGTCCGTGCTGCTACCCTGACGCTGAATATTGACCTTCTGCGGTTTTTTGATTTCAACATGGCTGCCGCGCCACCACTGAGAACCGTGTACTCCCACTTTATTGACGATAGCTTCTGACATGGCCTTCACTTCAGGCTCAGTCATGTTGCCAATCACCATAATCTCCACTGCGGCGTTATGGATAAGGCTCTCGCGGTAGGCGTTGATTTGCTCAAGGGTGATGCCCTTGACTAGCTTTTCACGCTCTTCTCGCTCGGTATAAGGGATGCGGGAAACCAGCTGGACGGGTTGCAGGGCCAACTCAAAGGCCTTGCCTTTATCCGCTGACGCTAAACGTTCCAGATACCAGGACTTAGCCTGATCAAGCTGTTCTTGGGTCGGTTTGAAATCCGGATAGCTGTCCACCAGCTTGCTAAGCAATACCGGCAAACGCTCGGTAAAGCCAGTGGCTGCAAACTGCAATCCATTGTCTGGCGAGGTGGAGAAGCTAATGCCGCCAATAGAGGCCTGATAGCTCAGTTGGTCAAAGGCCACGCCGGTCAGATAGTCCGTCAGGCCATACAATACCTGGTTTTTAGCATTATCCAGCGCCTGAGCGTTGCGGAACGACACCATCACATTGGCTTTGGGCTCTTGCGAAAAATAACGGCTTGGCATGTAGAAAACGCGCAGGCCTTTTTTCTCCACCACCAGCTTAGGTTTGGTCTGGTCGCCCTGCTTATTCACCAACGCCAAAGAGTCAGGAATGTAGGGGTTCAGCGCAGGCAGAGAGAGCGAAATTTGCTGGCTCTGCTGCTTCCATTGTTCAAAGGTCGCGGCGGGGAGCTTATCAACCTGATAAGGCGCATTCACAAAATAGGCCACTTTATTGTGGGGTTCATCAGGGCTGATGTACCAGTAACGAGCATTCTGTGGTGTCAGTTGATCAAGGCGGGCAGCGATAGCCGCAGGGTCAAACTGGTCGGTTAAATATGGCGAATCTAAAACGTGCTCGACAGGCACTCTGAGCATGGTATCAACCAGCCACTCGACATAATCCATATCGCGAGTTAACGCCGGATAACGATAATCCAATGCCATGACGTGCGCGATTTCGTCGAAATACTCTTTTTTGATCCCCTGCTGACGCATCTCATTCAGATAGCTAAACACCGCCGCAATCACTCTGTCGCGCTGAGCCAGCCCTTTATCCGTAAGGGAAATTGAGATATTGAACACGCCCTGATTGCGATCCACCATAGGATCCGCCCCGGCATTAATTCCATCAGCCAGCCCCTCTTTCTGTAACCAGTCCGATAAGGTGTTAGGGCTACGGTTGCCAATCAAATAACTGATATAGGTGTCAGTTTTACTGCGGAAAGCAGCGCTGTTGTTATCAATGGCAAATTCAATGCGCAGCTGTTTACGCGGCTGGGCCGGAATGAAATGAATAATCTCACCCTTTTGCGCCTCAGTAAGCGTCGGAACAGTAATGGCCGGGACGCTGGCGTTGTGGTTGCCAATTTTACCAAAGGTGTCTGCGGCCAGCTGGGCCAGTTCGGGCAAGGGTTTATTGCTATAAATCACGGCCACCATCAGATTAGCCGAGTAATAACGATGATAAAATGCCGTAAGCTCATCGTGTAATTTACTCCCTGGCTTATCTTTTAGCGTATCAAGGTTGCCGCCGGAAAAACGGGCGCTAGGGTGAGCAGGGTTTAGGGTTTCAGCGCGAACTTGCGCCATACGCATGCCGTCTCGGGAACGCGCCATGGTCAGCTCGGCATTGACCGCGTTACGTTCACGGTCGGCATTCAATGGGTCGAGCAGCGGCTCGGCAATGGCGTCCGCTAATCTATCAACCGCGGGCTGTAGCGCGTCATTTTCAACCTCAAGATAAAAAGCCGTGCGGTAGGAGGCGGTGCTGCCATTGTGGCTGCCACCGTGCTTTTTCAAAAACTCAGACAGGCTTTCCGGCTCGGGATACTTTTTGGAGCCCATCAGCAGCATATGTTCGGTGTAGTGTGCCAGACCGAGTTGGGAGTCGGGATCTTCTAAAGATCCCACGGGAATCGCTAACGCAGCCAGAGATTTACTGGCTTCGCTGTCGGAAACCAATAGCACCGTCATCCCATTATTCAACGTGATCGCCTGATACTGACGCGGGTCGTTCTGACTCTTATTGATTGCTTGTGCATACGGCTGCCAGTCAGTCGCACACCATGCTGCCGGTATCCAAAAGACTGATAACAACAGTAACCCTGAAACACGGGTAAGC
This window contains:
- the ptrA gene encoding pitrilysin translates to MLKQLTRVSGLLLLSVFWIPAAWCATDWQPYAQAINKSQNDPRQYQAITLNNGMTVLLVSDSEASKSLAALAIPVGSLEDPDSQLGLAHYTEHMLLMGSKKYPEPESLSEFLKKHGGSHNGSTASYRTAFYLEVENDALQPAVDRLADAIAEPLLDPLNADRERNAVNAELTMARSRDGMRMAQVRAETLNPAHPSARFSGGNLDTLKDKPGSKLHDELTAFYHRYYSANLMVAVIYSNKPLPELAQLAADTFGKIGNHNASVPAITVPTLTEAQKGEIIHFIPAQPRKQLRIEFAIDNNSAAFRSKTDTYISYLIGNRSPNTLSDWLQKEGLADGINAGADPMVDRNQGVFNISISLTDKGLAQRDRVIAAVFSYLNEMRQQGIKKEYFDEIAHVMALDYRYPALTRDMDYVEWLVDTMLRVPVEHVLDSPYLTDQFDPAAIAARLDQLTPQNARYWYISPDEPHNKVAYFVNAPYQVDKLPAATFEQWKQQSQQISLSLPALNPYIPDSLALVNKQGDQTKPKLVVEKKGLRVFYMPSRYFSQEPKANVMVSFRNAQALDNAKNQVLYGLTDYLTGVAFDQLSYQASIGGISFSTSPDNGLQFAATGFTERLPVLLSKLVDSYPDFKPTQEQLDQAKSWYLERLASADKGKAFELALQPVQLVSRIPYTEREEREKLVKGITLEQINAYRESLIHNAAVEIMVIGNMTEPEVKAMSEAIVNKVGVHGSQWWRGSHVEIKKPQKVNIQRQGSSTDCALAAVYIPTGYDEVQSMAYSSLLGQIIQPWFYSQLRTQEQLGYAVFAFPIPVGKQWGIGFLLQSNSKQPQYLYQRYLAFYPQAEKRLRAMKPDEFAQYKQALINEMQQRPQTLDEEADRLGNDFSRGESDFNTRDKVLAVIKSLTQQELADYFHKAVIKMNGLAMLSQVSGNDAKTADYAKPAGFKTYPNTSSIQKTFPHQVNSQ
- the recB gene encoding exodeoxyribonuclease V subunit beta, which produces MTEIIPQKLEPLTLPLTGARLIEASAGTGKTFTLAVLYLRLLLGLGKEAAFPRSLTVEEILVVTFTEAATEELRGRIRSNIHELRIACVRGQSDNPMMMSLMAQIEDLASAAHILLAAERQMDEAAIYTIHGFCQRMLTHNAFESGILFEQTLVQDELPLRRQACADFWRRHCYPLPLDIARVISQEWSGPEALLSDLSPYLHGEMPQLRQPPAEDETIETRHQQILERINSIKQQWLAASADIAAIINDSGVDKRSYSSRYLPVWLENVGLWAAQATEDYQLPKELERFRQSVLLEKTKKGNAPQHGVFDSIDAIFTEPLTLRDLIIARALSEIRFTIQKEKRQRAELGFDDLLSRLDAALHQPGVELLAQAIRSRYPLAMIDEFQDTDPQQYRIFQRLYINQPQCGLLLIGDPKQAIYAFRGADIFTYMRARSEVSAHYTMDTNWRSSVSMVKGVNHLFSQLNNPFVFSQIPFIQVSPAGKNTPLDFELNGQSQPALHFWLQQGEGVGVSDYQQLMARQCAAQIRDWLTAGQNQQAWLVNAKGERSLVQASDITVLVRSRAEAALIRDALSALDIPSVYLSNRDSVFETAEAKDILWLLQAVLTPEHERTLRSAMATGIIGLDALTLDNLSKDERAWDALVDEFDGYRQRWARRGVLPMLKSLIAHRHLAENLLAATGGERRLTDLLHLGELLQEAAAQLDSEHALVRWLAQQIASPDRQSQSQQLRLESDKHLVQVVTIHKSKGLEYPLVWLPFISNFRQQQQGLYHDRSTFSAMLDLNSDEQSKELAEEERLAEDLRLLYVALTRSVYHCSVGIAPLMQGNRKKQGDTDLHLGAMGYLVQKAQAADAAGLVACLSSISNEDVVFSAIESPEQTPWAAPSDELKTLSARQMKRQIQDSWRITSYSGLQQHGTALAQDLLPKLDVEAAGEQQEVVEPQMNAHTFPRGASPGTFLHSIFEEIAFDAEVDDQWLTEKLTAQGLDAEWLPVLKAWIEAILNTPLGEPQMKLSAIDQGKLQSELQFYLPIDSLLQASQLNAVVKHFDSLSARCPSLNFQQVQGMLKGFIDLVFFWEGRFYLLDYKSNWLGDDSSAYTEEAMESAMAEHRYDLQYQLYTLALHRYLGHRLADYDYERHFGGVIYLFLRGVDPEHPGNGVFRRRPSQEFVECLDQLFRGEFVPDEAMLEQARMLEGQL
- the recD gene encoding exodeoxyribonuclease V subunit alpha → MNTSVTVKNGSAVDALFEQALLQGALRSLDVQFARMIAGGTQAETEYAALMLAAACLSSEAGSGHVCLHLDQLSPDSLFDSRYPQLAIELWKTAGEPDTEQWLTLLNRHAAVSDGSQPTPMVLQENRLYLQRMWQSEGEVADFFSAEKRLDASLISPLTVDETRLKTILDDLFGHSDSAEIDWQKVAAAVAATRRISIISGGPGTGKTTTVAKLLAALVQLYPQQKLRIQLAAPTGKAAARLTDSLGQASLRLPLSEAERAAFPAEASTLHRLLGAQPGSQRMRYHRGNPLHLDVLVVDEASMVDLPMMARLIEALPAQARVIFLGDRDQLASVEAGAVLGDICRFAEQGYSAERATQLSYLTGCPVAPTEVANAASVRDSLCLLRRSYRFDSASGIGQLAKAVNAGESAAASAVLAQGLPDVTGYPLNETEDFQPLLDACLAGYLPYLQGVRHSASPDSILQDFGRFQVLCALREGPFGVKGLNERIEQLLNRKGLIRRPAVLAGKWYAGRPVMISRNDSALGLFNGDIGIALQSESGELRVYFQLPGGEVKSVQPSRLPAHETAYAMTVHKSQGSEFDHTLLVLPNHFLPVLTRELVYTAITRAKKQLSLYASEKVFNIATRTRTRRRSGLAERLSEQGESSSLNPE
- the argA gene encoding amino-acid N-acetyltransferase, whose product is MKERSTELVQGFRHSVPYINAHRGKTFVVMLGGEAIEHENFTNIVNDIGLLHSLGIRLVVVYGARPQIDENLAEHNYEPIYHKNTRVTDARTLELVKQAAGLLQLDITARLSMSLNNTPLQGAHINVVSGNFIIAQPLGVDDGIDYCHTGRIRRIDEEAIHRQLDSNAIVLLGPVAVSVTGESFNLTSEEVATQLAIKLKAEKMIGFCSSQGVIDEDDNIISELFPNDAQARIDTMEASGDYQSGTVRFLRGAVKACRSGVRRSHLISYQEDGALVQELFSRDGIGTQIVMESAEQVRRATINDIGGILELIRPLEQQGILVRRSREQLEMEIDKFTIIERDNLTIACAALYPFPEERIGEMACVAVHPDYRSSSRGEMLLKRVASQAKQMGLDRLFVLTTRSIHWFQERGFQPAEVDVLPIQKQEMYNYQRRSKILLTEL